One genomic segment of Cervus canadensis isolate Bull #8, Minnesota chromosome 14, ASM1932006v1, whole genome shotgun sequence includes these proteins:
- the LOC122452966 gene encoding serine/arginine-rich splicing factor 6-like: MMALAPPPRYGFVEFEDSRDADDAVYELNGKELCGERVIVEHARGPRRDRDGYSYGSRSGGGGYSSRRTSGRDKYGPPVRTEFRLIVENLSSRCSWQDLKDFMRQAGEVTYADAHKERTNEGVIEFRSYSDMKRALDKLDGTEINGRNIRLIEDKPRTSHRRSYSGSRSRSRSRRRSRSRSRRSSRSRSRSISKSRSRSRSRSKGRSRSRSKGRKSRSKSKSKPKSDRGSRLRSRSRSKDEYEKSRSRSRSRSRSPKENGKGDIKSKSRSRSQSRSNSPLPSPPSKARSVSPAPKRASRSHSRSRSKSRSRSRSSSRD; this comes from the exons ATGAT ggCCCTCGCACCGCCCCCCAGGTACGGCTTCGTGGAGTTCGAGGACTCCCGCGACGCCGACGACGCCGTTTACGAGCTGAACGGCAAGGAGCTGTGCGGCGAGCGCGTGATCGTGGAGCACGCCCGCGGCCCGCGCCGGGATCGCGACGGCTACAGCTACGGAAGCCGCAGTGGTGGAGGTGGATACAGCAGTCGGAGAACCTCTGGGAGAGACAAATATGGGCCACCTGTACGCACAGAATTCAGACTTATTGTAGAAAATCTTTCTAGTCGTTGCAGTTGGCAAGATTTAAAGGATTTCATGAGACAAGCAGGTGAAGTAACCTATGCAGATGCTCACAAAGAACGCACAAATGAAGGTGTCATTGAGTTTCGCTCCTACTCTGACATGAAGCGTGCTTTGGATAAACTGGACGGTACAGAAATCAATGGGAGAAATATTAGACTCATTGAAGATAAGCCACGAACAAGCCATAGGCGGTCTTATTCTGGAAGCAGATCTAGGTCACGATCTAGAAGACGGTCACGATCTAGAAGTCGTAGGAGCAGCCGCAGTAGATCTCGAAGTATCTCAAAAAGTCGCTCCCGATCCAGGTCTCGGAGCAAAGGTCGGTCACGGTCTCGTTCCAAAGGCAGGAAATCTAGATCAAAAAGCAAATCTAAACCCAAGTCCGATCGGGGCTCCCGTTTGCGCTCTCGGAGCAGATCGAAGGATGAGTATGAGAAATCTCGAAGCAGGTCTCGTTCTCGATCTCGTTCccccaaagaaaatggaaaaggtgaTATAAAGTCCAAATCTAGATCAAGGAGCCAATCCCGTTCCAATTCACCCCTACCTTCTCCACCCTCAAAGGCCcgttctgtgtcccctgcaccaaAAAGAGCTTCAAGATCCCATTCTAGATCTCGTTCAAAGTCAAGGTCACGATCCAGATCAAGTTCCAGAGATTAA